In Oncorhynchus kisutch isolate 150728-3 unplaced genomic scaffold, Okis_V2 scaffold943, whole genome shotgun sequence, a genomic segment contains:
- the LOC109885548 gene encoding integral membrane protein GPR155 isoform X2 yields the protein MDTYVAIHGKNISHNPLSSTQAMSIDKLFPALLECFGIILCGYIAGRTDIITSCQAKGLGNFVSKFALPALLFKNMVLLDFNNVIWSFLWSILIAKVSVFVLVCVLTLAVASPESRYSKAGLYSIFATQSNDFALGYPIGFAFCEVQKWKDHPERQQGKLQIVRVVLLQVLKNPIVFMVVVGIVSHFALGQRIPAVMEEFVDGLANSFGGAALFYLGLSMVGQVAKLTRSTGVALILLITAKLLVMPLICKDMVDLLDSTGSNSSSLNHSSLSNYAFLYGVFPPAPSVAIYASQYNMELDVVTSGMVISTFLSAPIMYVSAWLLTIPLMNPKPLVTELQNVSFNISIVSLVALVWTIAVILLSKKFKRLPHMFSMNLFLAQFLVCVGMILWNFVVKQEDILGQVLTFTLLYGSLYSTYVWTGLIPLCLVLTKKDNFLRIPPWVFMVFGWGIPFLILGGLLLAGERMPDTVDSAFFYGRAQIISTAVVVSCSILVGGFSLMGLSQGTKENQNYQVLERASNTGTIEDLRPPGHQEDQNYQSLERASNTGTIEDLRPPGHQEDQNYQSLERASNTGTIEDLRPPGHQEDQNYQSLERASNTGTIEDLRPPGHQEDQTPPLEPSAPETSNNSDCCSCTQPVPDMINGATRNDTPTSLTGQCGALCETQQQPCSPPVQDDRQLVRHVLLCLLLIVSLLANLSSCLWWLFNQDPGRLYLELQFFCAVANYGQGFISFGIFGLDRHLIILPFKKRLVSLWQGRESEEEPPSVVPEEIRLTCTQFVRYHKDQCVQDIVPIRRCEGDRVQERERSRERPGQGTYPPSQAQTQATFLGSDLVDWLVRVGLTRDRREAQLYGAQLQQGGILQHLTHQFGFKDDTLLHYRFTERSWTPPMERNSIMPPVAM from the exons ATGGACACCTACGTAGCCATCCATGGCAAGAACATATCCCAcaatcccctctcctccacccaagCCATGTCTATCGACAAGCTCTTCCCGGCTCTCCTGGAGTGTTTTGGGATCATCCTGTGTGGATACATCGCCGGTAGGACGGACATAATCACCTCCTGTCAAGCTAAAGGATTAGGGAACTTTGTGTCTAAATTCGCCCTCCCGGCGCTGCTCTTCAAGAACATGGTTCTGTTGGACTTTAATAACGTGATCTGGTCGTTCCTGTGGAGTATCCTGATAGCCAAGGTGTCGGTGTTcgtcctggtgtgtgttctgacgCTAGCGGTGGCCAGTCCGGAAAGCAGGTACAGCAAGGCAGGACTCTACTCCATCTTCGCTACGCAGAGCAACGATTTCGCCCTGGGGTATCCCATTG GATTTGCCTTCTGTGAGGTCCAGAAGTGGAAGGACCACCCAGAGAGACAGCAGGGCAAGTTGCAGATCGTCAGAGTGGTGCTGCTGCAG GTACTGAAGAACCCGATAGTGTTCATGGTGGTGGTCGGAATCGTGTCCCACTTTGCCCTGGGCCAGAGGATCCCTGCTGTGATGGAGGAGTTTGTGGATGGCCTGGCCAACTCCTTCGGAGGAGCAGCTCTCTTCTACCTGGGACTATCTATGGTGGGACAGGTGGCCAAACTCACCAGGTCTACTGGAGTAGCCCTTATCCTGCTCATCACTGCCAAACT GCTGGTGATGCCTCTCATCTGTAAGGACATGGTCGACCTGCTGGACTCTACAGGTTccaacagcagcagtctgaaccaCTCCAGCCTGTCCAACTATGCCTTTCTCTACGGGGTGTTCCCCCCTGCTCCCAGCGTAGCCATCTACGCATCACAGTACAACATGGAGCTGGACGTG GTGACGTCAGGGATGGTGATCAGCACGTTCCTGTCTGCCCCCATCATGTACGTGTCAGCCTGGCTCCTGACCATCCCCCTGATGAACCCCAAGCCACTGGTCACTGAGCTGCAGAATGTCAGCTTCAACATCAGCATCGTCAGCCTGGTCGCACTG gtGTGGACCATCGCTGTCATTCTCCTCAGTAAGAAGTTCAAGAGGCTCCCACACATGTTTTCTATGAACCTCTTCCTGGCACAG TTCCTAGTGTGTGTCGGTATGATCCTGTGGAACTTCGTAGTGAAGCAGGAGGACATCTTGGGACAGGTGTTGACATTCACACTGCTCTATGGGTCACTCTACAGCACATATGTCTGGACTG GTCTCATTCCTCTCTGTTTGGTTCTGACCAAGAAGGACAATTTTCTGAGGATTCCACCTTGGGTCTTCATGGTCTTTGGCTGGGG CATACCGTTCCTCATCCTTGGAGGTCTGCTCCTGGCAGGAGAGAGGATGCCTGATACTGTAGACTCTGCCTTCTTCTATGGCAGGGCTCAG aTCATCAGTACTGCAGTAGTAGTCTCCTGCAGCATCTTGGTAGGTGGTTTCTCTCTGATGGGTCTCAGCCAGGGCACCAAGGAGAACCAGAACTACCAAGTCCTGGAGAGAGCCTCCAACACAGGTACTATAGAGGACCTGAGGCCCCCTGGACACCAGGAGGACCAGAACTACCAATCCCTGGAGAGAGCCTCCAACACAGGTACTATAGAGGACCTGAGGCCCCCTGGACACCAGGAGGACCAGAACTACCAATCCCTGGAGAGAGCCTCCAACACAGGTACTATAGAGGACCTGAGGCCCCCTGGACACCAGGAGGACCAGAACTACCAATCCCTGGAGAGAGCCTCCAACACAGGTACTATAGAGGACCTGAGGCCCCCTGGACACCAGGAGGACCAGACCCCCCCACTGGAGCCCTCAGCACCAGAGACCAGCAACAACAGTG ACTGTTGTAGCTGTACACAGCCCGTGCCCGACATGATCAATGGCGCCACCAGGAACGACACTCCCACGTCTCTAACAG GCCAGTGTGGGGCGCTGTGTGAAACCCAGCAGCAGCCGTGTAGTCCACCGGTCCAGGATGACAGACAGCTGGTCAGACATGTCCTGTTGTGTCTACTCCTCATAGTTTCCCTGCTGGCT AACCTGTCCAGTTGTCTATGGTGGTTGTTCAACCAGGACCCTGGTAGACTGTACCTGGAGCTGCAGTTCTTCTGTGCTGTGGCCAACTATGGACAG GGCTTCATTTCGTTTGGTATCTTTGGCCTGGACAGGCATCTGATCATTCTGCCATTCAAGAAGAG GTTAGTGAGCCTATGGCAGGGCAGGGAGAGTGAGGAGGAGCCCCCCTCTGTGGTTCCAGAGGAGATCAGGCTGACCTGCACTCAGTTTGTCCGCTATCATaaagaccagtgtgttcaggacatAGTGCCCATCAGAAG GTGTGAGGGAGACAGGGTTCAGGAGAGGGAGCGCTCCAGGGAGAGACCTGGTCAGGGGACTTATCCTCCATCCCAGGCCCAGACTCAGGCCACTTTCCTGGGCAGTGATCTAGTGGACTGGCTGGTGAGGGTGGGTCTGACCCGGGACAGGAGGGAAGCCCAGCTCTATGGGGCTCAGCTCCAGCAAGGAGGGATACTGCAACACCTCACACACCAGTTTGGCTTCAAGGACGACACCCTCCTACACTACCGCTTCACTGAGAGGAGCTGGACGCCACCGATGGAAAGGAACAGCATTATGCCTCCTGTGGCCATGTAA
- the LOC109885548 gene encoding integral membrane protein GPR155 isoform X1 has protein sequence MDTYVAIHGKNISHNPLSSTQAMSIDKLFPALLECFGIILCGYIAGRTDIITSCQAKGLGNFVSKFALPALLFKNMVLLDFNNVIWSFLWSILIAKVSVFVLVCVLTLAVASPESRYSKAGLYSIFATQSNDFALGYPIVDALYRNTYPEYLQYIYLVAPVSLMFLNPIGFAFCEVQKWKDHPERQQGKLQIVRVVLLQVLKNPIVFMVVVGIVSHFALGQRIPAVMEEFVDGLANSFGGAALFYLGLSMVGQVAKLTRSTGVALILLITAKLLVMPLICKDMVDLLDSTGSNSSSLNHSSLSNYAFLYGVFPPAPSVAIYASQYNMELDVVTSGMVISTFLSAPIMYVSAWLLTIPLMNPKPLVTELQNVSFNISIVSLVALVWTIAVILLSKKFKRLPHMFSMNLFLAQFLVCVGMILWNFVVKQEDILGQVLTFTLLYGSLYSTYVWTGLIPLCLVLTKKDNFLRIPPWVFMVFGWGIPFLILGGLLLAGERMPDTVDSAFFYGRAQIISTAVVVSCSILVGGFSLMGLSQGTKENQNYQVLERASNTGTIEDLRPPGHQEDQNYQSLERASNTGTIEDLRPPGHQEDQNYQSLERASNTGTIEDLRPPGHQEDQNYQSLERASNTGTIEDLRPPGHQEDQTPPLEPSAPETSNNSDCCSCTQPVPDMINGATRNDTPTSLTGQCGALCETQQQPCSPPVQDDRQLVRHVLLCLLLIVSLLANLSSCLWWLFNQDPGRLYLELQFFCAVANYGQGFISFGIFGLDRHLIILPFKKRLVSLWQGRESEEEPPSVVPEEIRLTCTQFVRYHKDQCVQDIVPIRRCEGDRVQERERSRERPGQGTYPPSQAQTQATFLGSDLVDWLVRVGLTRDRREAQLYGAQLQQGGILQHLTHQFGFKDDTLLHYRFTERSWTPPMERNSIMPPVAM, from the exons ATGGACACCTACGTAGCCATCCATGGCAAGAACATATCCCAcaatcccctctcctccacccaagCCATGTCTATCGACAAGCTCTTCCCGGCTCTCCTGGAGTGTTTTGGGATCATCCTGTGTGGATACATCGCCGGTAGGACGGACATAATCACCTCCTGTCAAGCTAAAGGATTAGGGAACTTTGTGTCTAAATTCGCCCTCCCGGCGCTGCTCTTCAAGAACATGGTTCTGTTGGACTTTAATAACGTGATCTGGTCGTTCCTGTGGAGTATCCTGATAGCCAAGGTGTCGGTGTTcgtcctggtgtgtgttctgacgCTAGCGGTGGCCAGTCCGGAAAGCAGGTACAGCAAGGCAGGACTCTACTCCATCTTCGCTACGCAGAGCAACGATTTCGCCCTGGGGTATCCCATTG TGGACGCCCTGTACAGGAACACATATCCAGAGTACCTGCAGTACATCTACCTGGTGGCTCCTGTCTCCCTGATGTTCCTCAATCCCATAGGATTTGCCTTCTGTGAGGTCCAGAAGTGGAAGGACCACCCAGAGAGACAGCAGGGCAAGTTGCAGATCGTCAGAGTGGTGCTGCTGCAG GTACTGAAGAACCCGATAGTGTTCATGGTGGTGGTCGGAATCGTGTCCCACTTTGCCCTGGGCCAGAGGATCCCTGCTGTGATGGAGGAGTTTGTGGATGGCCTGGCCAACTCCTTCGGAGGAGCAGCTCTCTTCTACCTGGGACTATCTATGGTGGGACAGGTGGCCAAACTCACCAGGTCTACTGGAGTAGCCCTTATCCTGCTCATCACTGCCAAACT GCTGGTGATGCCTCTCATCTGTAAGGACATGGTCGACCTGCTGGACTCTACAGGTTccaacagcagcagtctgaaccaCTCCAGCCTGTCCAACTATGCCTTTCTCTACGGGGTGTTCCCCCCTGCTCCCAGCGTAGCCATCTACGCATCACAGTACAACATGGAGCTGGACGTG GTGACGTCAGGGATGGTGATCAGCACGTTCCTGTCTGCCCCCATCATGTACGTGTCAGCCTGGCTCCTGACCATCCCCCTGATGAACCCCAAGCCACTGGTCACTGAGCTGCAGAATGTCAGCTTCAACATCAGCATCGTCAGCCTGGTCGCACTG gtGTGGACCATCGCTGTCATTCTCCTCAGTAAGAAGTTCAAGAGGCTCCCACACATGTTTTCTATGAACCTCTTCCTGGCACAG TTCCTAGTGTGTGTCGGTATGATCCTGTGGAACTTCGTAGTGAAGCAGGAGGACATCTTGGGACAGGTGTTGACATTCACACTGCTCTATGGGTCACTCTACAGCACATATGTCTGGACTG GTCTCATTCCTCTCTGTTTGGTTCTGACCAAGAAGGACAATTTTCTGAGGATTCCACCTTGGGTCTTCATGGTCTTTGGCTGGGG CATACCGTTCCTCATCCTTGGAGGTCTGCTCCTGGCAGGAGAGAGGATGCCTGATACTGTAGACTCTGCCTTCTTCTATGGCAGGGCTCAG aTCATCAGTACTGCAGTAGTAGTCTCCTGCAGCATCTTGGTAGGTGGTTTCTCTCTGATGGGTCTCAGCCAGGGCACCAAGGAGAACCAGAACTACCAAGTCCTGGAGAGAGCCTCCAACACAGGTACTATAGAGGACCTGAGGCCCCCTGGACACCAGGAGGACCAGAACTACCAATCCCTGGAGAGAGCCTCCAACACAGGTACTATAGAGGACCTGAGGCCCCCTGGACACCAGGAGGACCAGAACTACCAATCCCTGGAGAGAGCCTCCAACACAGGTACTATAGAGGACCTGAGGCCCCCTGGACACCAGGAGGACCAGAACTACCAATCCCTGGAGAGAGCCTCCAACACAGGTACTATAGAGGACCTGAGGCCCCCTGGACACCAGGAGGACCAGACCCCCCCACTGGAGCCCTCAGCACCAGAGACCAGCAACAACAGTG ACTGTTGTAGCTGTACACAGCCCGTGCCCGACATGATCAATGGCGCCACCAGGAACGACACTCCCACGTCTCTAACAG GCCAGTGTGGGGCGCTGTGTGAAACCCAGCAGCAGCCGTGTAGTCCACCGGTCCAGGATGACAGACAGCTGGTCAGACATGTCCTGTTGTGTCTACTCCTCATAGTTTCCCTGCTGGCT AACCTGTCCAGTTGTCTATGGTGGTTGTTCAACCAGGACCCTGGTAGACTGTACCTGGAGCTGCAGTTCTTCTGTGCTGTGGCCAACTATGGACAG GGCTTCATTTCGTTTGGTATCTTTGGCCTGGACAGGCATCTGATCATTCTGCCATTCAAGAAGAG GTTAGTGAGCCTATGGCAGGGCAGGGAGAGTGAGGAGGAGCCCCCCTCTGTGGTTCCAGAGGAGATCAGGCTGACCTGCACTCAGTTTGTCCGCTATCATaaagaccagtgtgttcaggacatAGTGCCCATCAGAAG GTGTGAGGGAGACAGGGTTCAGGAGAGGGAGCGCTCCAGGGAGAGACCTGGTCAGGGGACTTATCCTCCATCCCAGGCCCAGACTCAGGCCACTTTCCTGGGCAGTGATCTAGTGGACTGGCTGGTGAGGGTGGGTCTGACCCGGGACAGGAGGGAAGCCCAGCTCTATGGGGCTCAGCTCCAGCAAGGAGGGATACTGCAACACCTCACACACCAGTTTGGCTTCAAGGACGACACCCTCCTACACTACCGCTTCACTGAGAGGAGCTGGACGCCACCGATGGAAAGGAACAGCATTATGCCTCCTGTGGCCATGTAA
- the LOC109885548 gene encoding integral membrane protein GPR155 isoform X3: MDTYVAIHGKNISHNPLSSTQAMSIDKLFPALLECFGIILCGYIAGRTDIITSCQAKGLGNFVSKFALPALLFKNMVLLDFNNVIWSFLWSILIAKVSVFVLVCVLTLAVASPESRYSKAGLYSIFATQSNDFALGYPIVDALYRNTYPEYLQYIYLVAPVSLMFLNPIGFAFCEVQKWKDHPERQQGKLQIVRVVLLQVLKNPIVFMVVVGIVSHFALGQRIPAVMEEFVDGLANSFGGAALFYLGLSMVGQVAKLTRSTGVALILLITAKLLVMPLICKDMVDLLDSTGSNSSSLNHSSLSNYAFLYGVFPPAPSVAIYASQYNMELDVVTSGMVISTFLSAPIMYVSAWLLTIPLMNPKPLVTELQNVSFNISIVSLVALVWTIAVILLSKKFKRLPHMFSMNLFLAQFLVCVGMILWNFVVKQEDILGQVLTFTLLYGSLYSTYVWTGLIPLCLVLTKKDNFLRIPPWVFMVFGWGIPFLILGGLLLAGERMPDTVDSAFFYGRAQIISTAVVVSCSILVGGFSLMGLSQGTKENQNYQVLERASNTGTIEDLRPPGHQEDQNYQSLERASNTGTIEDLRPPGHQEDQNYQSLERASNTGTIEDLRPPGHQEDQNYQSLERASNTGTIEDLRPPGHQEDQTPPLEPSAPETSNNSDCCSCTQPVPDMINGATRNDTPTSLTGQCGALCETQQQPCSPPVQDDRQLVRHVLLCLLLIVSLLANLSSCLWWLFNQDPGRLYLELQFFCAVANYGQGFISFGIFGLDRHLIILPFKKRLVSLWQGRESEEEPPSVVPEEIRLTCTQFVRYHKDQCVQDIVPIRSASGESLNNGTVAESFL, from the exons ATGGACACCTACGTAGCCATCCATGGCAAGAACATATCCCAcaatcccctctcctccacccaagCCATGTCTATCGACAAGCTCTTCCCGGCTCTCCTGGAGTGTTTTGGGATCATCCTGTGTGGATACATCGCCGGTAGGACGGACATAATCACCTCCTGTCAAGCTAAAGGATTAGGGAACTTTGTGTCTAAATTCGCCCTCCCGGCGCTGCTCTTCAAGAACATGGTTCTGTTGGACTTTAATAACGTGATCTGGTCGTTCCTGTGGAGTATCCTGATAGCCAAGGTGTCGGTGTTcgtcctggtgtgtgttctgacgCTAGCGGTGGCCAGTCCGGAAAGCAGGTACAGCAAGGCAGGACTCTACTCCATCTTCGCTACGCAGAGCAACGATTTCGCCCTGGGGTATCCCATTG TGGACGCCCTGTACAGGAACACATATCCAGAGTACCTGCAGTACATCTACCTGGTGGCTCCTGTCTCCCTGATGTTCCTCAATCCCATAGGATTTGCCTTCTGTGAGGTCCAGAAGTGGAAGGACCACCCAGAGAGACAGCAGGGCAAGTTGCAGATCGTCAGAGTGGTGCTGCTGCAG GTACTGAAGAACCCGATAGTGTTCATGGTGGTGGTCGGAATCGTGTCCCACTTTGCCCTGGGCCAGAGGATCCCTGCTGTGATGGAGGAGTTTGTGGATGGCCTGGCCAACTCCTTCGGAGGAGCAGCTCTCTTCTACCTGGGACTATCTATGGTGGGACAGGTGGCCAAACTCACCAGGTCTACTGGAGTAGCCCTTATCCTGCTCATCACTGCCAAACT GCTGGTGATGCCTCTCATCTGTAAGGACATGGTCGACCTGCTGGACTCTACAGGTTccaacagcagcagtctgaaccaCTCCAGCCTGTCCAACTATGCCTTTCTCTACGGGGTGTTCCCCCCTGCTCCCAGCGTAGCCATCTACGCATCACAGTACAACATGGAGCTGGACGTG GTGACGTCAGGGATGGTGATCAGCACGTTCCTGTCTGCCCCCATCATGTACGTGTCAGCCTGGCTCCTGACCATCCCCCTGATGAACCCCAAGCCACTGGTCACTGAGCTGCAGAATGTCAGCTTCAACATCAGCATCGTCAGCCTGGTCGCACTG gtGTGGACCATCGCTGTCATTCTCCTCAGTAAGAAGTTCAAGAGGCTCCCACACATGTTTTCTATGAACCTCTTCCTGGCACAG TTCCTAGTGTGTGTCGGTATGATCCTGTGGAACTTCGTAGTGAAGCAGGAGGACATCTTGGGACAGGTGTTGACATTCACACTGCTCTATGGGTCACTCTACAGCACATATGTCTGGACTG GTCTCATTCCTCTCTGTTTGGTTCTGACCAAGAAGGACAATTTTCTGAGGATTCCACCTTGGGTCTTCATGGTCTTTGGCTGGGG CATACCGTTCCTCATCCTTGGAGGTCTGCTCCTGGCAGGAGAGAGGATGCCTGATACTGTAGACTCTGCCTTCTTCTATGGCAGGGCTCAG aTCATCAGTACTGCAGTAGTAGTCTCCTGCAGCATCTTGGTAGGTGGTTTCTCTCTGATGGGTCTCAGCCAGGGCACCAAGGAGAACCAGAACTACCAAGTCCTGGAGAGAGCCTCCAACACAGGTACTATAGAGGACCTGAGGCCCCCTGGACACCAGGAGGACCAGAACTACCAATCCCTGGAGAGAGCCTCCAACACAGGTACTATAGAGGACCTGAGGCCCCCTGGACACCAGGAGGACCAGAACTACCAATCCCTGGAGAGAGCCTCCAACACAGGTACTATAGAGGACCTGAGGCCCCCTGGACACCAGGAGGACCAGAACTACCAATCCCTGGAGAGAGCCTCCAACACAGGTACTATAGAGGACCTGAGGCCCCCTGGACACCAGGAGGACCAGACCCCCCCACTGGAGCCCTCAGCACCAGAGACCAGCAACAACAGTG ACTGTTGTAGCTGTACACAGCCCGTGCCCGACATGATCAATGGCGCCACCAGGAACGACACTCCCACGTCTCTAACAG GCCAGTGTGGGGCGCTGTGTGAAACCCAGCAGCAGCCGTGTAGTCCACCGGTCCAGGATGACAGACAGCTGGTCAGACATGTCCTGTTGTGTCTACTCCTCATAGTTTCCCTGCTGGCT AACCTGTCCAGTTGTCTATGGTGGTTGTTCAACCAGGACCCTGGTAGACTGTACCTGGAGCTGCAGTTCTTCTGTGCTGTGGCCAACTATGGACAG GGCTTCATTTCGTTTGGTATCTTTGGCCTGGACAGGCATCTGATCATTCTGCCATTCAAGAAGAG GTTAGTGAGCCTATGGCAGGGCAGGGAGAGTGAGGAGGAGCCCCCCTCTGTGGTTCCAGAGGAGATCAGGCTGACCTGCACTCAGTTTGTCCGCTATCATaaagaccagtgtgttcaggacatAGTGCCCATCAGAAG TGCTTCTGGGGAAAGCCTGAACAACGGGACAGTAGCTGAATCCTTCCTTTGA
- the LOC109885550 gene encoding WAS/WASL-interacting protein family member 1-like has product MPPPPPPPAPPPPPTFAVANTQKPSLSKNEAQGRNALLSDIGKGARLKKAVTNDRSQPVIDKPKGGGGGGGGGGGGGGGGGGGGGGGGGGGGGPVLGGLFAGGMPKLRSSGGNSNGGPRPPMVPPGGRSSGPRPFGGGGPSAGPPRFSGAPAFPRSSAPDVPRGRAGPPRPETPGGPPPPIPNTPRPNQNFQSRGTPPVPGGARIPSSAPAPPPPNLAGRHQGLPPPPGPIGAPSGPKPSFGAPPVPSGGRPPLPPAPHPGRPSEDPWPPPPPLGGHRSSISRDGPPPPSFNSKPPSSSSSRPSIGGGGAPPLPPGRPGPPLLPPTPAGGDEHTPRLPQRNISLNSPALPPGRSGPLPPPPSERPPPLGKNPPGRTGPLPPPPSSGPRGGSIRSSPVPSPPNRPGAEPPRGGQRPPLPPDRPGIGGPPPPPPPMGNGFQNSHHQHIDEWEARFQFHPVSDLPVPEPYVSCQKTYPSKLSKTDGRGSDKKSRGAPPLPPIPR; this is encoded by the exons atgcCTCCTCCCCCGCCACCCCctgcccctcccccacccccaacCTTCGCTGTG GCAAATACACAGAAGCCATCACTCAGCAAGAATGAAGCACAAGGAAGAAACGCCTTACTGTCTGATATCGGAAAAGGTGCTCGCCTGAAGAAGGCCGTGACCAATGACAGGAGTCAACCCGTCATTGACA AACCcaaaggtggaggaggaggaggaggtggaggaggaggaggaggtggaggtggaggaggaggtggaggaggaggtggcggaggaggaggaggaccagtaCTAGGAGGTCTCTTTGCAGGAGGCATGCCCAAGCTTCGGTCCTCAGGAGGGAACAGTAACG GAGGCCCTAGGCCCCCCATGGTACCTCCAGGCGGCCGTTCCTCAGGCCCCAGACCGTTTGGTGGTGGGGGCCCCTCCGCTGGCCCTCCACGGTTCTCAGGGGCCCCAGCCTTTCCCCGGAGCAGCGCCCCCGACGTCCCCAGGGGACGGGCAGGCCCCCCGCGACCAGAGACCCCTGGCGGACCCCCTCCCCCAATCCCCAACACCCCACGGCCCAACCAGAACTTCCAGAGCCGAGGGACCCCGCCTGTTCCAGGAGGAGCCCGGATCCCCAGCTCAGCCCCGGCACCTCCACCTCCCAACCTCGCAGGCAGACACCAAGGCTTGCCCCCTCCCCCTGGCCCTATAGGGGCCCCGTCTGGGCCAAAACCCTCCTTTGGGGCCCCTCCGGTTCCCAGTGGTGGACGTCCCCCTCTACCCCCAGCCCCCCACCCTGGCAGACCCTCAGAGGACCCctggcccccacccccacccctgggGGGCCACCGGTCCTCCATATCCAGAGATGGACCACCGCCACCATCTTTCAACTCCAAGCCCCCCAGCTCGTCTTCCTCTCGGCCCTCCATCGGCGGTGGTGgagctccccctctccctcctggcAGACCGGGCCCTCCACTGCTGCCCCCAACGCCTGCGGGAGGAGACGAACACACCCCCAGACTACCACAGAGGAACATTTCACTCAACTCGCCGGCGCTGCCACCTGGCCGGTCAGGACCACTGCCACCCCCTCCCAGTGAGAGGCCGCCCCCTCTGGGTAAAAACCCCCCAGGACGGACGG GcccactccctccccctccctcctcaggTCCACGTGGAGGCAGTATAAGGTCATCCCCAGTCCCTTCACCTCCTAACCGCCCGGGAGCAGAGCCGCCCCGTGGGGGACAACGGCCACCGCTCCCACCAGACCGACCGGGAATAGGaggccctcctcccccacctcctcccatGGGCAACGGCTTCCAGAACTCCCATCACCAACACATTG atgaGTGGGAGGCCCGGTTCCAGTTCCACCCTGTCTCAGACCTCCCTGTCCCAGAGCCTTACGTGTCCTGTCAGAAGACATACCCCAGCAAGTTGTCCAAGACTGACGGCAGAG GTTCAGATAAAAAGTCCAGGGGTGCCCCCCCACTACCCCCTATCCCCAGGTGA